From the genome of Calditerricola satsumensis, one region includes:
- a CDS encoding tRNA (adenine(22)-N(1))-methyltransferase: MAAVSLSKRLHTLARFVLPGSRVADIGSDHAQLPVYLVQTGRAAWAVATDVHRGPWEAARAQVARHGLEGRIDVRLGDGLSVLEPGEADVLVLAGMGGPLIVRILSAHPDRLRGVRRLVLQPNTEPASVRRWLRDHGFCLVDEELLEEDGRLYEVLVAEPGDGGAPYRDGELPEEELLEVGPHLWRKASPLLVRKWEAEREHLARVCAQLARAKSAKAQAKRAELQQHLARIDRWLSLLRQKKATPPNGTPVAEPDGRPRA, encoded by the coding sequence ATGGCCGCCGTGTCCCTCTCGAAACGCCTGCACACCCTTGCCCGTTTCGTGCTCCCCGGGAGCCGCGTGGCCGATATCGGCTCCGATCATGCGCAGCTTCCGGTGTACCTGGTGCAGACGGGGCGCGCGGCGTGGGCCGTGGCCACCGACGTGCACCGCGGACCGTGGGAGGCGGCCCGGGCGCAAGTGGCCCGCCACGGCCTGGAGGGGCGCATCGACGTGCGGTTGGGTGACGGCTTGTCCGTGCTGGAGCCGGGCGAGGCCGACGTCCTCGTCCTGGCCGGCATGGGCGGGCCGCTCATCGTGCGCATTCTGTCGGCCCACCCCGACCGCCTGCGCGGGGTGCGACGCCTCGTGCTGCAGCCCAACACCGAGCCGGCAAGCGTGCGGCGGTGGCTGCGCGATCACGGCTTTTGCCTGGTGGACGAGGAGCTCCTCGAAGAAGACGGGCGGCTCTATGAGGTGTTGGTGGCCGAACCGGGCGACGGCGGCGCGCCGTATCGGGATGGGGAGCTGCCCGAGGAGGAGCTCCTCGAAGTGGGCCCGCACCTGTGGCGCAAAGCCTCGCCGCTCCTCGTGCGCAAATGGGAAGCGGAGCGCGAGCACCTGGCCCGCGTCTGCGCGCAGCTGGCGCGCGCGAAAAGCGCGAAGGCGCAAGCGAAACGGGCGGAACTTCAGCAGCATCTTGCGCGGATCGACCGGTGGCTTTCCCTCCTGCGGCAAAAAAAAGCGACCCCGCCGAACGGGACGCCCGTTGCCGAACCGGATGGGCGCCCAAGGGCTTAG
- a CDS encoding AMP-binding protein has product MTELVHKTIGQLLDETAQRFADREALVYPELGLRLTYREFRDRVRQAAKGLMRLGIQKGEHIAVWAPNVPEWVILQFASATIGAVLVTVNTNYRTSELAYLLEQSDSVALFLTNGFKRSDYVAMVEELCPELAAGTMPSTAGEAAVSAVRCGRLPKLRHVVLLDEPRRPGYLHWSDVVALGAEVSDAELDARAAQLSPDDVINMQYTSGTTGFPKGVMLTHVNIVNNARLVVAQMRLTHEDRLCIPVPFFHCFGCVMGTLGCVSVGATMVPLIAFDAQKVLEAVEKERCTALYGVPTMFIAELAHPDFGRYDLSSLRTGIMAGSPCPIEVMRQVVERMGCREITIAYGQTESSPVITQTSVDDPLERRVTTVGRPLPHTEVKIVDPQTGEPVPPGVPGELCTRGYLVMKGYYKMPEQTAQAIDAEGWLHTGDIAVMDEEGYVNITGRLKDMIIRGGENIYPREIEEFLYTHPKILDVQVVGVPDPVYGEQVMAFIRLKPGETMTEDEVRAYCEGKIAHYKIPKYVKFVDEYPMTASGKVQKYKLREMAIRELGLEAARDIETA; this is encoded by the coding sequence ATGACGGAGTTGGTGCACAAGACCATTGGCCAGTTGCTCGACGAGACGGCGCAGCGGTTTGCCGACCGCGAAGCGCTCGTCTATCCGGAGCTGGGGTTGCGCCTGACGTACCGCGAATTTCGTGACCGCGTGCGACAGGCGGCCAAGGGCCTGATGCGGCTGGGCATCCAGAAGGGCGAGCACATTGCGGTCTGGGCGCCGAACGTCCCGGAATGGGTGATCCTGCAGTTTGCCTCGGCCACCATCGGCGCCGTGCTCGTCACGGTGAACACGAATTACCGCACGTCCGAGCTGGCCTATCTGCTCGAACAGTCCGACAGCGTGGCCCTCTTTCTGACCAACGGATTTAAGCGCAGCGACTACGTGGCCATGGTGGAGGAACTGTGTCCCGAGCTGGCCGCGGGAACGATGCCTTCGACGGCGGGCGAAGCCGCCGTTTCGGCCGTGCGCTGCGGTCGCCTGCCCAAGCTGCGCCACGTGGTGCTCCTCGACGAGCCGCGCCGCCCCGGCTACCTGCATTGGTCGGACGTGGTGGCCCTGGGCGCCGAGGTGTCCGACGCGGAGCTTGACGCGCGCGCCGCCCAGCTCAGCCCCGATGACGTGATCAACATGCAGTACACATCGGGGACGACGGGGTTCCCGAAGGGCGTGATGCTCACCCACGTCAACATCGTCAACAACGCGCGCCTCGTCGTCGCCCAGATGCGCCTGACCCACGAAGACCGGTTGTGCATTCCCGTGCCCTTCTTCCACTGCTTCGGCTGCGTCATGGGCACGCTGGGCTGCGTCTCCGTCGGGGCGACGATGGTGCCGCTCATCGCCTTTGACGCCCAGAAGGTGCTCGAGGCGGTGGAAAAGGAGCGCTGCACGGCCCTGTACGGCGTCCCGACGATGTTCATCGCCGAGCTGGCCCATCCGGATTTTGGCCGCTACGACCTGTCCTCGCTGCGCACGGGCATCATGGCCGGATCGCCGTGCCCGATCGAGGTGATGCGCCAGGTGGTCGAGCGGATGGGCTGCCGGGAGATCACCATCGCCTACGGGCAGACGGAATCCTCGCCCGTGATCACCCAAACGTCGGTCGACGATCCGCTGGAGCGGCGCGTCACCACCGTCGGGCGGCCGCTGCCGCACACCGAGGTGAAGATCGTCGACCCGCAGACGGGCGAACCGGTGCCGCCGGGCGTGCCGGGGGAGCTGTGCACGCGGGGGTACCTCGTCATGAAGGGCTACTACAAGATGCCGGAGCAGACGGCCCAGGCCATCGACGCCGAGGGGTGGCTGCACACGGGCGACATCGCCGTGATGGACGAAGAGGGCTACGTCAACATCACCGGGCGGCTGAAGGACATGATCATCCGCGGCGGCGAGAACATCTACCCGCGGGAAATCGAGGAGTTTCTTTACACCCATCCGAAAATTCTGGACGTGCAGGTGGTGGGGGTGCCGGATCCCGTCTACGGCGAGCAGGTGATGGCCTTCATCCGCCTCAAGCCGGGGGAGACGATGACGGAGGATGAGGTGCGCGCCTACTGCGAGGGGAAGATCGCCCACTACAAGATCCCCAAATACGTGAAGTTCGTCGACGAATACCCGATGACCGCTTCGGGAAAGGTGCAGAAGTACAAGCTGCGCGAGATGGCCATCCGCGAGCTGGGCTTGGAGGCGGCGCGCGACATCGAGACGGCGTAA
- a CDS encoding acyl-CoA dehydrogenase produces the protein MNFELTTEQKMIRNLVRDFAEGEVAPGAEERDRTGRFPREIFAKMAELELMGLPFPEKYGGGGADTISFAIVVEELSRADASVGITYSAHISLGAAPIYLFGTEEQKQRYLVPLCRGETLGAFGLTEPGAGSDAGGTRTTAVRDGDEWVINGTKCFITNASYAKFLALTAVTDKSKGKRGISAIIVPTDAPGFRVLANYEKMGLKSSNTTELILENVRVPVENLLGKEGEGFKQFLATLDGGRIGIGAMAVGIAQAAFERALAYAKQRRQFGQAISRFQAIQFKLADMAMKIELARNMVYKAAWLKDQGRPFTKEAAMAKLYASEICTEVCHQAIQIHGGYGYMRDYQVERLYRDARLLEIGEGTSEVQRMVIAREIGCLDD, from the coding sequence GTGAATTTCGAGCTGACCACCGAGCAGAAAATGATCCGCAACCTGGTGCGCGATTTTGCAGAAGGCGAGGTGGCCCCCGGGGCCGAAGAGCGGGACCGGACGGGCCGGTTCCCCCGCGAGATTTTCGCGAAGATGGCCGAGCTGGAGCTGATGGGACTTCCTTTTCCGGAGAAGTACGGGGGCGGCGGCGCCGACACGATCAGCTTTGCCATCGTGGTGGAAGAGCTGAGCCGGGCCGACGCCTCGGTCGGCATCACCTATTCGGCGCACATCTCCCTGGGCGCGGCGCCCATCTACCTCTTTGGCACCGAGGAGCAGAAGCAGCGCTACCTCGTGCCGCTGTGTCGCGGGGAGACGCTGGGCGCCTTCGGCTTGACCGAGCCGGGTGCCGGGTCCGACGCGGGGGGAACGCGCACGACGGCGGTGCGCGACGGCGACGAATGGGTGATCAACGGGACGAAGTGTTTCATCACGAACGCCAGTTACGCCAAATTCCTCGCCCTGACGGCGGTGACCGACAAATCCAAAGGCAAGCGGGGCATCAGCGCCATCATCGTGCCCACCGACGCGCCCGGCTTCCGCGTCCTCGCCAACTACGAGAAGATGGGCCTCAAGTCGTCGAACACGACGGAGCTGATCCTGGAAAATGTCCGCGTCCCCGTCGAGAACCTGCTGGGCAAGGAAGGGGAGGGGTTCAAGCAGTTCCTTGCCACCCTTGACGGCGGGCGCATCGGCATCGGGGCCATGGCCGTGGGCATCGCTCAGGCGGCCTTTGAGCGCGCCCTGGCCTACGCCAAGCAGCGCCGCCAGTTCGGCCAGGCCATCTCGCGGTTCCAGGCCATCCAGTTCAAGCTGGCCGACATGGCCATGAAGATCGAGCTGGCGCGGAACATGGTGTACAAGGCGGCGTGGCTGAAGGACCAGGGACGACCCTTTACCAAGGAGGCGGCGATGGCCAAGCTGTACGCCTCGGAGATCTGCACCGAGGTGTGCCACCAGGCCATCCAGATTCACGGCGGGTACGGCTACATGCGCGACTACCAGGTGGAGCGCCTCTACCGCGACGCGCGGCTTCTGGAAATCGGCGAGGGGACGTCGGAAGTGCAGCGCATGGTCATTGCCCGGGAAATCGGGTGCCTCGACGACTGA
- the rpoD gene encoding RNA polymerase sigma factor RpoD, producing the protein MAKGKEKGKEKKQRDEELTLEQVKEQLVELGKKRGELTYQEIMDRLSPFELDPEQIDEFYEYLNEQGIEVAGEAEEPIDLEGGDALDLDESLDYDDDLNLPADVKINDPVRMYLKEIGRVPLLTAEEEIELAKRIEQGDEEAKKRLAEANLRLVVSIAKRYVGRGMLFLDLIQEGNMGLIKAVEKFDYRKGYKFSTYATWWIRQAITRAIADQARTIRIPVHMVETINKLIRVSRQLLQELGREPTPEEIAKEMGMTPEKVREIMKIAQEPVSLETPIGEEDDSHLGDFIEDQDAPAPADAAAYELLKEQLEEVLSTLTEREENVLRLRFGLDDGRARTLEEVGKVFGVTRERIRQIEAKALRKLRHPSRSKRLKDFLE; encoded by the coding sequence ATGGCGAAAGGGAAAGAGAAAGGGAAAGAAAAGAAACAACGGGACGAAGAACTCACCCTCGAACAGGTCAAAGAGCAGCTGGTCGAATTGGGGAAAAAGCGCGGCGAATTGACCTATCAGGAAATCATGGACCGGCTCTCTCCTTTTGAACTGGATCCCGAGCAGATCGACGAGTTCTATGAGTACCTCAACGAGCAGGGCATTGAGGTGGCCGGCGAGGCGGAAGAGCCGATCGACCTGGAAGGCGGCGACGCGTTGGACCTTGACGAGTCCTTGGATTATGACGATGATTTGAACTTGCCGGCCGACGTCAAGATCAACGACCCCGTTCGCATGTACCTGAAGGAGATCGGGCGGGTGCCGCTTCTGACCGCCGAGGAGGAAATCGAGCTCGCGAAGCGAATTGAGCAAGGAGACGAGGAGGCGAAGAAGCGGCTGGCTGAAGCCAACTTGCGGCTGGTTGTCTCCATCGCCAAGCGCTATGTGGGACGCGGCATGCTCTTCCTCGATCTCATTCAGGAAGGGAACATGGGCCTGATCAAGGCCGTCGAAAAGTTCGACTACCGCAAAGGGTACAAGTTCAGCACCTACGCGACGTGGTGGATTCGGCAGGCCATCACGCGGGCCATTGCCGACCAGGCGCGAACGATTCGCATCCCCGTGCACATGGTCGAGACGATCAACAAGCTGATTCGCGTCTCTCGCCAGCTGCTCCAAGAGCTTGGCCGCGAACCCACGCCGGAAGAGATCGCCAAGGAAATGGGCATGACGCCGGAAAAGGTGCGGGAGATCATGAAGATTGCCCAGGAGCCGGTGTCCCTTGAGACGCCGATCGGCGAGGAGGACGACTCGCACCTCGGCGATTTTATCGAGGACCAAGATGCGCCGGCGCCCGCCGATGCCGCCGCGTACGAGCTTCTGAAGGAGCAACTGGAAGAGGTGCTGAGCACGCTCACCGAGCGCGAAGAAAACGTGCTTCGCTTGCGCTTTGGCCTGGACGATGGGCGAGCGCGGACGCTGGAGGAAGTGGGGAAGGTCTTCGGCGTCACGCGGGAGCGCATCCGTCAGATCGAGGCCAAAGCGCTGCGGAAACTGCGCCATCCGAGCCGAAGCAAGCGGTTGAAAGATTTCCTTGAGTAA
- the dnaG gene encoding DNA primase, with amino-acid sequence MPRIPESFLDEIRSRVDIVDLVSEYVHLKRSGRNYFGLCPFHAEKTPSFSVSPEKQIFHCFGCGVGGNVITFLMEIENLDFVEAVRVLARRAGLPFPEPERKEEETRADRERAAMREAYHLVARFYQYLLTHTEYGERARAYLRQRGVADDTMAAFQLGYAPDAPDAVAKFLARRKFSLPLMEKAGLVAYSASRGTYVDRFRRRVMFPICDGQGQVVAFGGRILGPGEPKYLNSPETPLFQKSALLFNLHRARKAIRQRQQAVLMEGYLDVVAAHQAGVENAVATLGTALSPEQARILRRNAEQVVICYDGDEAGMEAARKAGLVLREAGCLVKVALLPDGMDPDDVIRERGAAHFRDHVLGGAVSFMAFTLRYLRKGRDLRDEVERMRYIRDCLAELAHVPSAVERDHYLRQLAEEFHLSLEALKREQWNVYKRLKAKAERVNLASEGNTSRNPGGTLVVKPTYPAFQNAERLLLARMMRDAAVARLVQEKIGDAFNVDEHAALAAYLYAYYASGNEPDPGRFLQTLRDEALVELASELAMLEGAEVLDERQLHECIRRVLDYPLEREIARLKEAQREAERAGDFARAAAIGTEIIALKRRVKSGEALA; translated from the coding sequence ATGCCGCGCATTCCCGAGTCGTTCCTTGACGAAATCCGGAGCCGCGTCGACATTGTCGATCTCGTCAGCGAATACGTGCACCTCAAGCGGAGCGGGCGAAACTACTTCGGCCTGTGTCCCTTCCACGCCGAAAAAACGCCCTCCTTCTCCGTATCGCCCGAAAAGCAGATCTTCCACTGCTTTGGGTGCGGGGTGGGAGGGAACGTCATCACCTTTCTGATGGAGATCGAAAACCTCGATTTTGTCGAGGCGGTGCGCGTGCTCGCGCGCCGGGCCGGCTTGCCCTTTCCGGAACCGGAGCGGAAGGAGGAGGAAACGCGCGCCGACCGGGAACGGGCGGCCATGCGCGAGGCCTACCACCTCGTGGCCCGGTTCTATCAGTATCTCCTCACGCATACAGAATATGGGGAACGTGCACGCGCCTATCTGCGGCAGCGCGGTGTGGCGGACGACACGATGGCGGCGTTTCAGCTGGGGTACGCGCCGGACGCGCCGGATGCCGTGGCCAAGTTTCTCGCCCGCCGAAAATTTTCCCTCCCGCTCATGGAAAAAGCAGGACTGGTCGCTTATTCCGCTTCGCGCGGCACCTACGTCGACCGCTTTCGCCGCCGGGTGATGTTTCCCATCTGCGACGGCCAAGGCCAGGTCGTCGCCTTTGGCGGCCGCATTCTTGGGCCGGGGGAGCCGAAGTACCTGAACAGCCCGGAAACGCCGCTGTTCCAAAAGAGCGCCCTGCTTTTTAATTTGCATCGGGCGCGCAAGGCGATCCGCCAACGGCAGCAGGCGGTGCTGATGGAAGGCTACCTTGATGTCGTGGCCGCGCATCAGGCCGGCGTCGAGAATGCCGTGGCCACGCTGGGCACCGCGCTTTCCCCAGAGCAGGCGCGCATTCTGCGGCGCAACGCCGAACAGGTGGTGATCTGTTACGACGGGGACGAAGCGGGAATGGAGGCGGCGCGCAAGGCCGGCCTCGTCCTGCGTGAGGCGGGATGTTTGGTCAAGGTGGCCCTTTTGCCGGACGGGATGGATCCCGACGACGTCATCCGGGAGCGCGGTGCGGCGCATTTTCGGGACCACGTTCTGGGCGGCGCCGTCTCCTTTATGGCCTTCACCCTGCGCTATTTGCGCAAGGGCCGCGATCTGCGCGATGAGGTCGAGCGGATGCGGTACATCCGCGATTGTCTGGCGGAACTCGCCCACGTGCCGAGCGCGGTCGAGCGCGACCACTACCTCCGCCAGCTGGCCGAGGAGTTCCACCTCTCGCTGGAGGCCTTGAAGCGCGAACAGTGGAACGTGTACAAACGCCTGAAAGCAAAGGCGGAACGGGTTAATCTTGCTAGTGAAGGGAATACTAGTAGAAATCCTGGCGGGACTTTGGTCGTCAAACCGACCTATCCGGCGTTCCAGAACGCGGAACGGTTGCTCCTGGCCCGCATGATGCGGGATGCGGCGGTTGCGCGTCTTGTGCAAGAAAAAATCGGGGACGCCTTTAACGTGGACGAACACGCGGCGCTCGCGGCGTATCTGTACGCGTATTATGCGTCCGGCAACGAACCGGACCCCGGACGCTTCTTGCAGACGCTGCGCGACGAGGCGCTTGTCGAACTTGCCTCGGAACTGGCCATGCTGGAAGGCGCCGAAGTCCTCGACGAGCGCCAGCTGCACGAATGCATCCGCCGCGTGCTGGACTATCCGCTGGAACGCGAGATTGCCCGGCTCAAGGAGGCGCAGCGGGAAGCCGAGCGGGCAGGGGATTTTGCGCGGGCCGCCGCCATCGGAACCGAGATCATCGCCCTCAAGCGGCGCGTGAAATCGGGCGAAGCGCTTGCATAA
- the ppdK gene encoding pyruvate, phosphate dikinase: MADKWVYLFEEGHGGMRDLLGGKGANLAEMTKAALPVPPGFTVTTEACNRYYQEGRTLFDALKAQIEEALGKLEEKTGKRFGDPNHPLLVSVRSGAPVSMPGMMDTILNLGLNDATVEGLARLTNDARFAYDCYRRFIQMFGDVVLGVPHYLFEQVIDDVKAQRGVRHDPELGADDWRAVIARYKAIVQRHTGQPFPQDVKAQLFAAVRAVFDSWNNQRAIVYRKLHNIPDHLGTAVNVQMMVFGNMGNDSGTGVAFTRDPNTGEKRLYGEYLTNAQGEDVVAGIRTPQPIETLREAMPAVYEQFVAICERLERHYKDMQDIEFTVERGTLYILQTRSGKRTAQAAVKIAVDLVKEGILTREEALLRVDPDQLHQLLHRRIDPSAPRDVLAKGLPASPGAATGRVVFDADEAEAWAKRGERVILVRPETTPEDIHGIVAAQGVLTSRGGMTSHAAVVARGMGKPCVCGCEALKIDLRARMFAVGERVVREGEVITIDGATGEVLAGEVPLVDPVLSPEFHELLAWADAVRRLAVRANADTPDDAAKARAFGAEGIGLCRTEHMFMAPDRVPVVQEMILAETREEREAALQKLLPMQQGDFYGILKAMEGLPVTIRLLDPPLHEFLPNLEELLVEVTKLRGDPQADPERLAEKEALLAKVRKLHEFNPMLGHRGCRLGLVFPEIYEMQVEAIFRAAAQLVREGVDVRPEVMIPLVGHVNELARLRKLVDEVAQRVMAETGTSVAYTVGTMIEVPRAALTADEIAREADFFSFGTNDLTQMTFAFSRDDAEGKFLPHYLESGILPDNPFITLDERGVGKLIAMGVAEGRKTRPNLKAGICGEHGGEKRSIDFCHRVGLDYVSCSPYRVPLARLAAAQAQLRHGSGFDNLSENR; encoded by the coding sequence ATGGCAGACAAATGGGTCTACTTGTTCGAAGAAGGCCACGGCGGCATGCGCGACCTTTTGGGCGGCAAGGGGGCCAACCTGGCCGAGATGACCAAGGCCGCTCTGCCCGTCCCGCCGGGGTTTACCGTGACCACGGAAGCGTGCAACCGGTATTACCAGGAAGGGCGCACGCTTTTCGACGCGTTGAAGGCGCAGATCGAAGAGGCTCTTGGGAAGCTGGAGGAGAAGACGGGCAAGCGCTTTGGCGACCCGAACCATCCGCTCCTCGTCTCCGTCCGCTCCGGCGCGCCCGTTTCCATGCCCGGGATGATGGACACCATCCTCAACCTCGGGCTCAACGACGCGACGGTGGAAGGGCTGGCCCGGCTGACGAACGACGCGCGCTTTGCCTACGATTGCTACCGCCGCTTCATCCAGATGTTTGGCGACGTCGTGCTGGGCGTGCCGCATTACCTCTTCGAGCAGGTGATCGACGACGTGAAGGCGCAGCGCGGGGTGCGGCACGATCCGGAGCTTGGGGCCGACGACTGGCGGGCGGTTATCGCGCGGTACAAGGCCATCGTCCAGCGCCACACCGGCCAGCCGTTCCCCCAGGACGTCAAGGCCCAGCTCTTTGCCGCCGTGCGGGCCGTGTTCGACTCGTGGAACAACCAGCGGGCCATCGTCTACCGCAAGCTCCACAACATCCCCGACCATCTCGGCACGGCGGTCAACGTGCAGATGATGGTGTTCGGGAACATGGGGAACGACTCGGGCACCGGCGTCGCCTTTACGCGCGACCCCAACACCGGTGAAAAGCGGCTCTACGGCGAGTACCTGACCAACGCCCAGGGCGAGGACGTGGTGGCGGGCATCCGCACCCCGCAGCCGATCGAGACGCTGCGCGAGGCGATGCCGGCGGTGTACGAGCAGTTTGTCGCCATCTGCGAGCGGCTGGAGCGCCACTACAAGGACATGCAGGACATCGAGTTCACCGTCGAGCGGGGCACGCTGTACATCCTGCAGACGCGCAGCGGCAAGCGCACGGCCCAGGCGGCGGTGAAGATCGCCGTCGACCTGGTGAAGGAGGGCATCCTCACCCGCGAAGAGGCCCTCTTGCGCGTCGACCCCGACCAGCTCCATCAGCTCCTGCACCGGCGCATCGATCCGAGCGCGCCGCGCGACGTGCTGGCCAAGGGGCTTCCCGCCTCACCGGGGGCGGCCACGGGGCGCGTCGTCTTTGACGCCGATGAGGCTGAGGCGTGGGCCAAGCGCGGCGAGCGGGTCATCCTTGTGCGCCCGGAGACGACGCCGGAAGACATCCACGGCATCGTCGCCGCCCAGGGGGTGCTGACCAGCCGCGGGGGGATGACCAGCCACGCCGCCGTCGTCGCCCGCGGCATGGGCAAGCCCTGCGTGTGCGGCTGCGAGGCGCTGAAGATCGACCTGCGCGCGAGAATGTTTGCCGTCGGCGAGCGCGTCGTGCGCGAAGGCGAGGTCATCACCATCGACGGGGCGACCGGCGAGGTGCTTGCCGGCGAGGTGCCCCTCGTCGACCCGGTGCTGTCGCCGGAGTTCCACGAGCTCCTCGCCTGGGCCGACGCGGTGCGGCGCCTCGCGGTGCGGGCCAACGCCGACACGCCGGACGACGCGGCCAAGGCCCGCGCCTTTGGCGCCGAGGGCATCGGCCTGTGCCGCACCGAGCACATGTTCATGGCCCCGGACCGCGTCCCGGTGGTGCAGGAGATGATTCTCGCCGAGACGCGCGAGGAGCGGGAGGCGGCGCTGCAAAAGCTGTTGCCGATGCAGCAGGGCGACTTCTACGGCATCCTCAAGGCGATGGAAGGCCTGCCGGTGACGATTCGCCTCCTCGACCCGCCGCTGCACGAGTTTTTGCCCAACCTGGAAGAGCTGCTCGTCGAGGTGACCAAACTGCGGGGCGACCCCCAGGCCGACCCCGAGCGCCTCGCGGAGAAGGAAGCGCTTTTGGCCAAGGTGCGGAAGTTGCACGAATTCAACCCCATGCTCGGCCACCGCGGGTGCCGCCTCGGACTGGTCTTCCCCGAAATCTACGAGATGCAGGTGGAGGCCATCTTTCGCGCTGCGGCGCAACTGGTGCGGGAAGGCGTCGACGTGCGGCCGGAAGTGATGATTCCCCTCGTCGGCCACGTCAACGAGCTGGCGCGGCTGCGCAAGCTGGTGGACGAGGTGGCCCAGCGGGTGATGGCCGAAACCGGCACCTCCGTCGCCTACACGGTGGGGACGATGATCGAGGTGCCGCGGGCGGCCCTGACCGCCGACGAGATTGCCCGCGAGGCGGACTTCTTCTCCTTCGGCACCAACGACCTGACGCAGATGACCTTTGCCTTCAGCCGCGACGATGCCGAGGGGAAGTTCCTGCCGCACTATCTGGAAAGCGGCATCCTGCCGGACAACCCCTTCATCACCCTTGACGAGCGCGGCGTGGGCAAGCTGATCGCCATGGGCGTAGCCGAAGGGCGCAAGACCCGTCCCAACCTGAAGGCGGGCATCTGCGGCGAGCACGGCGGGGAGAAGCGGTCGATCGACTTTTGCCACCGCGTGGGCCTCGACTACGTCAGCTGTTCGCCGTACCGCGTGCCGCTGGCCCGTCTGGCGGCGGCCCAGGCCCAGCTGCGGCACGGCAGCGGTTTCGACAACCTGAGCGAAAACCGGTGA
- a CDS encoding pyruvate, water dikinase regulatory protein: protein MVYVVSDSIGETAEFVVRAAASQFNGANVDIRRVPYVEDHETLLDVVQMAKDAQGLIAYTLVVPEMAAFLREKAREAGVPVVDIMGPMLEALENVMRMPPKRQPGLVRKLDEDYFRKVEAIEFAVKYDDGRDPRGLLRADVVLIGVSRTSKTPLSMYLAHKRLKVANVPLVPEVEPPEELFRVSPKKIVGLTISPEKLNEIRRERLKALGLDAQANYASMARILEELAYAEKIMKRIGCPVIDVSNKAIEETATIILDLFRGRRNG from the coding sequence ATCGTGTACGTGGTTTCCGATTCCATCGGGGAGACGGCCGAATTCGTGGTGCGCGCCGCGGCAAGCCAGTTTAACGGGGCCAACGTCGACATTCGGCGCGTGCCGTATGTGGAGGATCACGAGACGCTGCTCGACGTCGTGCAGATGGCCAAGGACGCCCAAGGACTGATTGCATATACGCTGGTGGTTCCGGAAATGGCCGCGTTTTTGCGGGAAAAAGCGCGGGAGGCGGGCGTACCCGTCGTCGACATCATGGGGCCGATGCTGGAGGCCCTGGAAAACGTGATGCGCATGCCTCCCAAACGGCAGCCGGGACTGGTGCGCAAGCTCGACGAGGACTATTTCCGCAAGGTGGAGGCCATCGAGTTTGCCGTCAAGTACGACGACGGCCGCGACCCGCGGGGGCTCCTGCGGGCCGACGTGGTGCTCATCGGCGTGTCGCGCACGTCGAAAACGCCGCTGTCGATGTACCTGGCGCACAAGCGGCTGAAGGTGGCCAACGTGCCCCTTGTTCCGGAAGTGGAGCCGCCGGAAGAGCTGTTCCGCGTCTCGCCGAAAAAAATCGTGGGCCTGACCATCAGCCCGGAAAAACTGAACGAGATTCGCCGCGAACGGCTCAAGGCCCTTGGCCTCGACGCCCAAGCCAATTACGCCAGCATGGCGCGCATCCTGGAAGAACTGGCGTACGCCGAGAAGATCATGAAGCGCATCGGCTGTCCGGTGATCGACGTGTCGAACAAGGCCATCGAGGAAACGGCCACAATCATTCTCGACCTTTTCCGGGGCAGGAGGAATGGGTAA
- a CDS encoding helix-turn-helix transcriptional regulator has translation MELTKRQEQILQIVKDEGPITGEKIAEKLNLTRATLRPDLAILTMAGYLDARPRVGYFYAGKTGNQLLAERLRKMKVSDYKARPVVIREASSVYDAITTLFLEDVGTLYVVNEEGLLAGVVSRKDLLRAALGGKRLEDLPVGVIMTRMPNIITVTPEDSLYDAAKKLIDYEVDSLPVVVEVKEKGPRALEVVGRITKTTITRAFVELGQTDR, from the coding sequence ATCGAACTGACCAAGCGCCAAGAGCAGATCCTGCAGATCGTCAAGGACGAAGGGCCCATCACTGGCGAGAAGATCGCGGAAAAGCTCAACCTGACCCGCGCCACGCTTCGACCTGATCTGGCCATCCTCACCATGGCCGGCTACCTGGATGCCCGGCCCCGGGTGGGCTATTTTTACGCCGGCAAGACGGGCAACCAGCTTCTCGCCGAGCGCCTGCGCAAGATGAAGGTGAGCGACTACAAGGCGCGCCCCGTCGTCATCCGCGAAGCGTCGTCGGTCTACGACGCCATCACCACGCTCTTTCTCGAGGACGTGGGCACCCTCTACGTGGTCAACGAGGAGGGGCTTCTGGCCGGCGTCGTCTCGCGGAAGGACCTGCTGCGGGCCGCGCTGGGCGGCAAACGCCTCGAAGACCTGCCGGTGGGCGTGATCATGACGCGCATGCCCAACATCATCACCGTGACGCCGGAGGATTCGCTCTACGACGCGGCCAAGAAGCTGATCGACTACGAAGTCGACTCCTTGCCTGTGGTTGTCGAGGTGAAGGAAAAGGGGCCGCGCGCCCTTGAAGTGGTGGGCCGCATCACGAAGACGACGATCACGCGCGCCTTTGTGGAATTGGGGCAAACCGATCGCTAG